A genomic segment from Desulfurispirillum indicum S5 encodes:
- a CDS encoding DNA-3-methyladenine glycosylase, with translation MSDDTQWTQITPPLLSCLDAVAGACFLVGKILVMERGSTRYSCRIIETEAYHGFDDPASHGYRGPTPRSQPMFEWGGRYYIYFIYGNHHMLNVVTDAAGMPSAVLIRAAFPMEGFSPSEPGHTRILNGPGKLCRHLGIDLCLNNTAIHQSPLSIWSDGYQPQNLGQGTRIGIKKGTHLPWRFADLRFRAFLSRPI, from the coding sequence TGGACTCAGATCACGCCACCTCTGCTCAGTTGCCTCGACGCTGTGGCAGGGGCATGCTTTCTGGTGGGAAAAATCCTGGTCATGGAGCGGGGAAGCACAAGATACAGCTGCCGTATAATCGAAACGGAAGCATATCATGGTTTTGACGACCCCGCATCCCACGGGTACCGGGGCCCGACTCCCCGCAGCCAGCCCATGTTCGAATGGGGCGGGCGCTATTACATCTACTTCATCTATGGCAACCATCATATGCTCAATGTGGTGACTGACGCCGCTGGTATGCCTTCAGCGGTGCTGATCCGCGCTGCGTTTCCCATGGAGGGCTTTTCTCCATCGGAACCAGGCCATACGCGCATTCTCAATGGGCCGGGAAAACTGTGCCGCCACCTGGGGATCGACCTCTGCCTGAACAATACTGCCATACATCAAAGTCCCCTGAGCATCTGGAGCGATGGATACCAGCCACAGAACCTTGGGCAGGGAACGCGCATCGGCATAAAAAAGGGTACGCATCTTCCCTGGCGCTTTGCTGACCTGAGGTTCCGGGCCTTCCTTTCCCGACCCATCTGA